The Pseudomonas triclosanedens genome has a window encoding:
- a CDS encoding MerR family transcriptional regulator — MKIGELASLSGLAPSRIRFYEASGLIAQVRRGSNGYREYPAETLDLLEIIRCAQQTGFSLEEIRNLLPHSDPSQQRGHDELLAGLRRKVAEIEAMERQLRQNREQLLAVIDGIENKPAGMDCQANAERMMAGMRERKARGAQ, encoded by the coding sequence ATGAAAATCGGTGAACTGGCCAGCCTCAGCGGGCTGGCGCCCTCGCGCATCCGCTTCTACGAAGCCAGCGGCCTGATCGCCCAGGTGCGGCGCGGCAGCAACGGCTACCGCGAGTATCCGGCGGAAACCCTCGACCTGCTGGAGATCATCCGCTGCGCCCAGCAGACCGGCTTCAGCCTGGAAGAAATCCGCAACCTGCTGCCCCACTCCGATCCATCGCAGCAGCGAGGGCACGACGAACTGCTCGCCGGCCTGCGGCGCAAGGTGGCGGAAATCGAAGCGATGGAGCGCCAGTTGCGACAGAACCGCGAGCAGTTGCTGGCGGTGATCGACGGGATCGAGAACAAGCCCGCCGGCATGGACTGCCAGGCCAATGCCGAACGGATGATGGCCGGGATGCGCGAGCGCAAGGCTCGCGGGGCTCAGTAA
- a CDS encoding amino acid aminotransferase, translating into MSHFSKVNRVPGDPILGLLDAYRADPNPARLDLGVGVYKDAQGLTPIPRAVKLAEQRLVESETTKSYVGGHGDALFAARLCEVVLGTDSRLLASQRADATQTPGGTGALRLAADFIARCLPGRSIWLSDPTWPIHESLFAAAGVRVSHYPYVDADNRLDVETMLDALERVPRGDVVLLHACCHNPTGFDLAYNDWQRVLDVVRRRELLPLLDFAYQGLGDGLEEDARAVRLFADSLSEVLITSSCSKNFGLYRDRVGALIVCAGSAAKLTDVRSQLALMARNLWSTPPAHGAEVVATILGDSDLKTLWLEELDAMRARIAGLRLDLVEALRPHGLAERFAHIAIQRGMFSYTGLTPEQVRRLREEHSVYMVGSGRANVAGLDANRLGDLAAAIASVCR; encoded by the coding sequence ATGAGTCATTTCTCCAAGGTCAACCGTGTGCCGGGCGACCCGATCCTCGGCCTGCTCGACGCCTATCGCGCCGACCCGAACCCGGCGCGGCTCGACCTTGGCGTGGGCGTCTACAAGGATGCCCAGGGCCTGACACCGATCCCGCGCGCGGTGAAGCTCGCCGAGCAGCGCCTGGTGGAGAGTGAAACCACCAAGAGCTATGTCGGCGGCCACGGTGACGCACTGTTCGCCGCACGGCTGTGCGAAGTGGTGCTGGGCACCGACTCGCGGCTGCTGGCCAGCCAGCGCGCCGACGCCACCCAGACACCCGGCGGCACCGGCGCACTGCGCCTGGCGGCGGACTTCATCGCCCGCTGCCTGCCCGGCAGGAGCATCTGGCTGAGCGACCCGACCTGGCCGATCCACGAAAGCCTGTTCGCCGCCGCCGGCGTGCGCGTTTCGCACTACCCCTACGTCGACGCCGACAACCGCCTGGACGTCGAAACCATGCTCGATGCCCTGGAGCGCGTGCCTCGTGGCGACGTAGTGCTGCTGCACGCCTGCTGCCACAACCCCACCGGCTTCGACCTGGCCTACAACGACTGGCAACGCGTGCTCGACGTGGTGCGCCGCCGCGAACTGCTGCCGCTGCTCGACTTCGCCTACCAGGGCCTGGGCGACGGCCTGGAGGAAGACGCCCGTGCCGTGCGCCTGTTCGCCGACAGCCTTTCGGAAGTGCTGATCACCAGCTCCTGCTCGAAGAACTTCGGCCTCTACCGCGACCGTGTCGGCGCGCTGATCGTATGCGCCGGCAGCGCCGCCAAGCTCACCGATGTGCGCAGCCAACTGGCACTGATGGCCCGCAACCTGTGGTCCACTCCGCCGGCCCACGGCGCCGAAGTGGTCGCCACCATCCTCGGCGACTCGGACCTCAAGACACTCTGGCTGGAAGAACTCGACGCCATGCGCGCACGCATCGCCGGGCTGCGCCTGGACCTGGTGGAGGCGCTGCGCCCCCACGGCCTGGCCGAACGCTTCGCGCACATCGCCATCCAGCGCGGCATGTTCTCCTACACCGGCCTCACCCCCGAACAGGTGCGCCGCCTGCGCGAAGAGCACAGTGTGTACATGGTCGGCAGCGGCCGCGCCAACGTCGCAGGGCTGGACGCCAATCGCCTGGGCGACCTGGCGGCAGCCATCGCCAGCGTCTGCCGCTGA
- the arfB gene encoding alternative ribosome rescue aminoacyl-tRNA hydrolase ArfB produces MLQISNTVQIPDAEIELNAIRAQGAGGQNVNKVSSAVHLRFDIRASSLPEFYKERLLALRDQRISSDGVVVIKAQQYRTQEQNRDDALNRLAELIRGVAAVQKKRRPTRPTLGSRTRRLDGKSKRGAIKAGRGKVDY; encoded by the coding sequence ATGCTGCAGATATCCAACACCGTGCAGATTCCCGATGCCGAGATCGAGCTGAACGCCATTCGCGCCCAGGGTGCTGGCGGGCAGAACGTCAACAAGGTGTCGAGCGCCGTGCACCTGCGCTTCGACATCCGTGCCTCGTCGTTGCCGGAGTTCTACAAGGAGCGCCTGCTGGCGCTGAGAGACCAGCGCATCAGCAGCGATGGCGTAGTGGTGATCAAGGCTCAGCAGTACCGCACCCAGGAACAGAACCGCGACGACGCGCTGAACCGCCTGGCGGAATTGATCCGTGGTGTTGCCGCCGTGCAGAAGAAGCGCCGTCCCACCAGGCCGACGTTAGGCTCCAGAACGCGCCGCCTCGACGGCAAGAGCAAGCGCGGCGCGATCAAGGCCGGGCGCGGCAAGGTCGATTACTGA
- a CDS encoding nucleoside-binding protein translates to MFPTVLAPAAIDAARPQTRSRSRLSTGRRIALGAALITAPLGLAQADDDRLFEWTSNTLGFRYGKGFTNPNNPHDITKRIFSFSHADGYRYGSNFFHLDVLQSDSDDPRKGTDHGSSEVYGVFRSQLFASRVFDLPQGKGLVKDHALTFGFDASRNNNLASAKKRALVFGPTVKFNGPGVLDLSLFYYREKNHSGIPNVKHPDHTFDTTYMLNLTWLRPFQLGNHGAKFQGFLNYTGEKGEDYNDNDTAPETLIRTSLMFATLPGAKRQPNLWLGVGYEYWHNKFGVDGGRGSRTSTPTVNVEFTF, encoded by the coding sequence ATGTTCCCAACCGTGTTGGCGCCAGCGGCCATCGATGCCGCCCGCCCTCAAACACGCTCCCGCAGCCGCCTGAGCACCGGCCGCCGGATCGCCCTCGGCGCCGCGCTGATCACAGCCCCACTGGGGCTGGCGCAAGCCGACGACGACCGTTTGTTCGAGTGGACCAGCAACACGCTGGGCTTCCGCTACGGCAAGGGTTTCACCAACCCGAACAACCCCCACGACATCACCAAGCGCATCTTCAGCTTCAGCCACGCCGATGGTTACCGCTACGGCAGCAACTTCTTCCATCTCGACGTGCTGCAGTCCGACAGCGATGACCCGCGCAAGGGCACCGACCACGGCAGCAGCGAAGTCTATGGAGTGTTCCGCAGCCAACTGTTCGCCTCGCGGGTATTCGACCTGCCGCAAGGCAAAGGCCTGGTGAAGGACCACGCGCTGACCTTCGGCTTCGACGCCAGCCGCAACAACAACCTCGCCTCGGCGAAGAAGCGCGCGCTGGTGTTCGGCCCCACGGTGAAGTTCAACGGGCCCGGCGTGCTCGACCTGTCGCTGTTCTACTACCGCGAGAAGAATCACTCCGGCATCCCCAACGTGAAGCACCCGGACCACACCTTCGACACCACCTACATGCTCAACCTGACCTGGCTGCGGCCTTTCCAGTTGGGCAACCACGGTGCGAAGTTCCAGGGTTTCCTCAACTACACCGGGGAGAAGGGCGAGGACTACAACGACAACGACACCGCGCCGGAAACGCTGATACGCACCTCGCTGATGTTCGCCACCCTGCCGGGCGCCAAGCGCCAGCCGAACCTGTGGCTAGGCGTGGGCTACGAGTACTGGCACAACAAGTTCGGCGTGGACGGCGGACGCGGTAGCCGTACCTCGACGCCGACAGTGAACGTGGAGTTCACCTTCTGA
- a CDS encoding NADH:flavin oxidoreductase/NADH oxidase family protein — protein MSPFQPLRLPNGGEIPNRIAKAAMEENMADADQAPSAELLRLYRAWADGGVGLILSGNVMIDGRAMTGPGGVVLENERHLQRFREWARIGRSGGAQFWLQLNHPGRQVQTNLGQDAIAPSVVPMEMGRFSKLFVVAREMTEDDIAEVIRRFVRAATLAEQAGFSGVQIHAAHGYLLSQFLSPLVNKRQDRWGGSLENRARLLLEVVRAVRAAVSPGFCVGVKLNSADFQRGGFDASDARQVVEWLNAEAVDLVELSGGSYEAPAMQGDARDGRTLAREAYFLEFARQMREAARMPLMVTGGIRRLPVAQQVLDSGLDMVGIGTALALEPQLVLHWQRGSQTQPELPAIRWRSKPLAALAYMALVKLQLHRIGARRTPNPQASPLRTLVMEQWRTLRRARQYRRWAARQAD, from the coding sequence ATGTCCCCCTTCCAGCCCCTGCGCCTGCCCAACGGCGGCGAAATCCCCAACCGTATCGCCAAGGCCGCCATGGAAGAGAACATGGCCGATGCCGACCAGGCACCCTCGGCGGAACTGCTCCGCCTGTACCGGGCCTGGGCCGATGGCGGCGTTGGCCTGATCCTCAGCGGCAACGTGATGATCGACGGTCGCGCCATGACCGGCCCGGGCGGCGTGGTGCTGGAAAACGAGCGCCACCTGCAGCGCTTCCGCGAATGGGCACGCATCGGCCGTTCCGGCGGCGCACAGTTCTGGCTGCAACTGAACCATCCGGGCCGCCAGGTGCAGACCAACCTCGGCCAGGACGCCATCGCGCCGTCGGTGGTGCCGATGGAAATGGGCAGGTTCTCCAAGTTGTTTGTCGTCGCCCGCGAGATGACCGAAGACGACATCGCCGAGGTGATCCGCCGCTTCGTGCGCGCCGCCACCCTGGCCGAGCAGGCCGGCTTCAGCGGCGTGCAGATCCATGCGGCCCACGGCTACCTGCTCAGCCAGTTCCTTTCGCCCCTGGTCAACAAGCGCCAGGACCGCTGGGGCGGCTCCCTGGAGAACCGTGCGCGGCTGTTGCTGGAGGTGGTACGTGCGGTGCGAGCGGCGGTATCGCCTGGTTTCTGCGTGGGTGTGAAACTCAACTCGGCGGATTTCCAGCGCGGCGGCTTCGACGCCAGTGATGCGCGCCAGGTGGTCGAATGGCTGAACGCCGAGGCGGTCGACCTGGTGGAGCTCTCCGGCGGCAGCTACGAGGCACCGGCGATGCAGGGCGACGCCCGCGATGGCCGCACCCTGGCGCGGGAGGCGTACTTCCTTGAGTTCGCCCGCCAGATGCGCGAGGCCGCGCGGATGCCGCTGATGGTCACTGGCGGAATCCGCCGTCTGCCGGTGGCGCAGCAGGTGCTGGACAGCGGGCTCGATATGGTCGGCATTGGCACCGCCCTGGCGCTGGAGCCGCAACTGGTCCTGCACTGGCAGCGTGGCAGCCAGACCCAGCCGGAGCTGCCGGCGATTCGCTGGCGCTCCAAGCCACTTGCGGCGCTGGCCTACATGGCGCTGGTGAAGCTGCAACTGCACCGCATCGGCGCGCGTCGCACACCCAACCCACAGGCTTCGCCGCTGCGCACGCTGGTCATGGAGCAGTGGCGCACGTTGCGCCGGGCAAGGCAGTACCGGCGCTGGGCGGCGAGGCAGGCGGACTGA
- a CDS encoding 2-keto-4-pentenoate hydratase, producing the protein MNDDRFHDAARALANARASRTPIAAPAAHYGLVDLDDAYRVQALGIDLALAAGQRLAGAKAGLISPMMQAALKVGEAVYGRLLADLRCPPGASIARERLLQPRIEAEIALLVGRDLPPGEPDLATLRACLDGAVPAIEINDTAVANWQIGLLDSVADNLCAGLYLTGERPLPLEELEGRGLGVQLQRNGAPAFPPTQTTLSAMLDVALWLARRMARLGAPLKAGDVLLCGALAPMSHVAPGDEFELEIDGLGRLGCRFER; encoded by the coding sequence ATGAACGACGACAGATTCCACGACGCCGCCCGCGCCCTGGCTAACGCGCGGGCCAGCCGAACGCCCATCGCCGCCCCGGCGGCCCACTATGGCCTCGTCGACCTGGACGACGCCTACCGAGTGCAAGCGCTGGGCATCGACCTGGCCCTGGCAGCCGGCCAGCGACTGGCGGGCGCCAAGGCCGGGCTGATCTCGCCGATGATGCAGGCCGCGCTGAAGGTCGGCGAAGCGGTGTATGGCCGCCTGCTCGCCGACCTGCGCTGCCCGCCCGGCGCCAGCATCGCCCGTGAGCGCCTGTTGCAGCCGCGCATCGAGGCGGAGATCGCCCTGCTGGTCGGCCGCGACCTGCCCCCCGGCGAGCCGGACCTGGCCACCCTGCGCGCCTGCCTCGACGGCGCAGTCCCGGCCATCGAGATCAATGACACTGCGGTGGCCAACTGGCAGATCGGCCTGCTCGACTCGGTCGCCGACAACCTCTGCGCCGGCCTCTACCTCACCGGCGAACGACCACTGCCGCTGGAAGAACTGGAAGGCCGTGGGCTGGGCGTGCAACTGCAACGCAACGGCGCACCGGCCTTCCCGCCAACCCAGACGACCCTCTCGGCGATGCTCGACGTCGCCCTCTGGCTGGCCCGGCGCATGGCACGCCTTGGGGCGCCACTGAAGGCCGGCGACGTGCTGCTGTGCGGCGCGCTGGCGCCGATGTCGCACGTTGCGCCGGGTGATGAGTTCGAGCTGGAGATCGACGGGCTGGGGCGGCTCGGCTGCCGCTTCGAGCGCTGA
- a CDS encoding AraC family transcriptional regulator has translation MDWRQVREVTGVRYLLETASDAGLTPEECLVGSAIAVADLQSRTLRIQAWQELAVIRNVLQRIGGPGLGLAAGQRYHLTSLGHLGFTMLASRTLQEAFETFGRFQSLALTLCPVSSEAEPRGVWLIYDDTVLPEDARPFVVERGIAGCLQLSRELLQRPVRPLAIELKATAPDGVEAFRELFAQVPRFAAPRNAMLFATDDLLAALPQAHISARDSGEQLCEQLCNELSLTLAATPTARLVQQLLLREPASLLGASTVAGRLGLSERTLQRRLAEEGQSMQALNDGIRQRLAERLLRESRMDLHEVAQCLGYAEAASFSRAFQRWTGQSPGRWKRHAGSLPAN, from the coding sequence ATGGATTGGCGTCAGGTCCGTGAGGTCACCGGGGTCCGCTATCTGCTCGAAACCGCCAGCGATGCGGGGCTGACGCCGGAGGAGTGCCTGGTCGGCAGCGCCATTGCCGTGGCCGACCTGCAGTCGCGCACGCTACGCATCCAGGCGTGGCAGGAGCTGGCGGTGATCCGCAACGTGCTGCAGCGCATCGGCGGCCCCGGCCTCGGCCTTGCCGCCGGCCAGCGCTACCACCTGACGTCTCTCGGCCATCTGGGCTTCACCATGCTTGCCAGCCGTACGCTGCAGGAGGCGTTCGAGACGTTCGGGCGCTTTCAGAGCCTGGCGCTGACCCTCTGCCCGGTGAGCAGCGAAGCGGAGCCGCGCGGCGTCTGGCTGATCTACGACGACACTGTGCTGCCCGAGGATGCCCGGCCCTTCGTGGTGGAGCGTGGCATCGCCGGCTGCCTGCAATTGTCGCGGGAGTTGCTGCAGCGGCCAGTGCGGCCGCTGGCGATCGAACTGAAGGCGACGGCCCCGGATGGCGTCGAGGCGTTCCGCGAGCTGTTCGCGCAGGTCCCGCGCTTCGCCGCACCGCGCAACGCCATGCTGTTCGCCACCGATGATCTGCTGGCAGCGCTGCCGCAGGCGCATATCAGCGCCCGTGACAGCGGTGAACAACTCTGCGAGCAGTTGTGCAACGAGCTATCGCTGACCCTTGCCGCCACCCCGACCGCACGCCTGGTGCAGCAACTGCTGCTGCGCGAGCCCGCCAGCCTGCTGGGCGCCAGCACCGTAGCCGGCCGCCTGGGGCTTTCGGAACGCACCCTGCAGCGCCGCCTGGCAGAGGAGGGGCAGAGCATGCAGGCGCTCAACGACGGCATCCGGCAGCGCCTAGCCGAACGCCTGCTGCGGGAGTCGCGCATGGATCTGCACGAAGTCGCGCAATGCCTTGGCTACGCCGAGGCGGCGAGTTTTTCCCGCGCATTCCAGCGCTGGACCGGGCAGTCGCCGGGGCGCTGGAAGCGGCATGCGGGATCGTTGCCGGCGAACTGA
- a CDS encoding TauD/TfdA dioxygenase family protein, whose protein sequence is MFEFFYALPSQNRAADYRSFSIVPATGAIGADVTGVDLTKLGEDGFAELRQALLAHKVLFIRDQSLSVEDLEAITLRLGEFGREPYVEGMPGHPHVVRVVKEANERTPVVFGGAWHTDWSFQERPPAFTLLYGHDIPPFGGDTLYANLALAYEWLSPKLRAQLESLDAIHSPERAYGAEAKHNDLMENMAVRYGSHDGEVRSHPLVIRHPETGKKILFVNPAYTSGIKGMRPAESQPLLDYLFSIATQPAFTCRMRWTRGTLAIWDNRSTWHYPVSDYHGMRREMFRTTVVGDVPSR, encoded by the coding sequence ATGTTCGAGTTCTTCTATGCCTTGCCAAGCCAGAACCGCGCGGCGGACTACCGCTCCTTCAGCATCGTCCCCGCCACCGGCGCCATCGGCGCTGACGTCACCGGCGTCGATCTGACCAAGCTGGGCGAGGACGGTTTCGCCGAGCTGCGCCAGGCCCTGCTGGCGCACAAGGTGCTGTTCATCCGCGACCAGTCGCTGAGCGTGGAAGACCTCGAAGCCATCACCCTGCGCCTGGGCGAATTCGGCCGCGAGCCCTATGTCGAAGGCATGCCCGGCCATCCACATGTGGTGCGGGTGGTGAAGGAAGCCAACGAGCGCACGCCGGTGGTGTTCGGCGGCGCCTGGCACACCGACTGGTCGTTCCAGGAACGGCCGCCGGCCTTCACGCTGCTCTATGGCCATGACATTCCGCCGTTCGGCGGCGACACCCTCTACGCCAACCTGGCGCTGGCCTACGAATGGCTGTCGCCCAAGCTGCGCGCGCAACTGGAAAGCCTCGACGCCATCCACAGCCCGGAACGTGCCTACGGCGCCGAAGCCAAGCACAACGACCTGATGGAGAACATGGCGGTGCGCTACGGCAGTCACGACGGCGAAGTGCGTTCCCACCCGCTGGTGATCCGCCACCCGGAAACCGGCAAGAAAATCCTCTTCGTCAACCCGGCCTACACCAGCGGCATCAAGGGCATGCGCCCCGCCGAATCGCAGCCGCTGCTCGACTACCTGTTCAGCATCGCCACCCAGCCGGCCTTCACCTGCCGTATGCGCTGGACCCGTGGCACCCTGGCGATCTGGGATAACCGCAGCACCTGGCACTACCCGGTATCGGACTACCACGGCATGCGCCGCGAGATGTTCCGCACCACGGTGGTCGGCGACGTACCGAGCCGCTGA